The following DNA comes from Nitrosarchaeum sp..
AACCGCAATCAAACTTTACAAAGAAAAAACCCCTGATGTTGTTTTGATTGATATTATGATGCCAAATGGAAGTGGTTTTTATGCAATCAAAAAAATCCAAGAAATAAATTCTAATGCAAAAATCATCGCTGTGAGTGGAGATAGTAGTTATTCAACTGAAGAAAAATTAGAAAAATTATCTATTCCGTTGATCCATAAACCGTTTAATATGGAACAAGTTATCTCTATAATTAACGGCTAAATCTTTTCCCACATTTGGGACTTTTCATATAATCTTATATTGAAATCATCATAAAGTAATACAGTACAATGAGTAAACGTGTAACGATAATGATTGATGATGATCTGGATAAAAAAATAAGACTTCGTCAAGCAAAAATGATTCAGCAAGAGCAGTCTTCATACAGTTATTCTAAGGTCTTAAATGAAACTCTTAGAAAAGTCTTAAAATAATTTTATGAAATAACATTTTTTACCTTTTCGAATAGAATAAAGACTTGTTAACTCAATATTGTAGTGGTACAATTGATTAATCTACTAGACCCTACAGTTGTAATCAAAAAAATGTTTGAATCTGGACAATATGATGAAATGTACAATTATTGTCAAAAGTTACTTTCTAATAATCAAAATGATATGGTGGCACTTCAAAATTCTGCATTGGCTTTAATACATTTAGCAAGATATGAGGATGCAATCATCTATTGTGATAAAGTATTAGAAATTAAAAATTATGACAATTATGCTTTAAAAAATAAAATATACTCACTTGAAAAATTAAAACGATATGATGATGTTATAATTTGCTGTAACATTATTCTTGAACACGATTCTACAGATACTTGGACATTCAATAGTTTAGGTTTATCATTAAATGAATTAGATCGACATACAGACGCTATAGAATTTTATGATAAAACACTAAAAATTGATAGTAATGACATTACTGCATTGATGAATAAGGCTATTTCCTTAAATCATTTAAAAAATTATAAAGAATCTATTGAATTTTATGATAAAGCACAAATTGAAGATCCCAGCTTAAATGAAGCATCAATTGCTAAATCTAAAGCATTTGAAAAATTAGGTATGGCCGATGAGGCTTTTTTAGCCGCACAAGGTGTTTTAGTCAAAGATATGACAAAAATCATTGCTGATGCCAAAAAAAATAAGTGTACTGTTTTTCATCAATTCTGTCAAAACGAATTTGATGAATTATCCAATAAAAAATAAAATTCACATTAACAAGAAAATCAATTTATACAAAGAAATTTTACAACATAAATGATGTTTACTGGAATAGTTGAGGGAATAGGAAAAATTGAGAAAATTTCCAAAAATACAAAAACTAGAAGCTCTATTCAAATGACGGTAAATTTAGGAAAACATGCAAAAGGTTTGAAAATAGGACAAAGTGTATCTTTGAATGGAGTTTGTCTTACAGCTACCAAACTTTCTAACTCTCAATGCATTTTTGAAATGATCGAGGAAACTACTCGTAAAACTGATCTAGGAAATCTAAAACCTGGAGATATTGTTAACATTGAAAGAAGTCTAAAAGCTGGTGAGCGATTAGAAGGACATTTTGTTTTGGGTCATGTAGATGGTGTTGGCACCATTAAAAAAATAGAAACTAAACCTAAAGAAGTTCAAGTTTGGTTTGAAATTCCAAAAAACTTGACAAAATATGTTGTGAAAAAAGGTTCGATTGCAATAGATGGAATTAGTCTAACTGTAGTAGATATTAAAAATAATCTTGCTTCAGTATGTCTTATTCCTCATACAATGGAAAAGACCAATTTTAAAATCAAAAATGTTGGTGATAAGATTAACATTGAGACAGATATACTTGGTAAATACATTTTAAAATAAAATTATTATAATACTATTTTTGTGGTAATTACCAATTTTTTAGTAAACTTTATAATTAGTTTACTGTGATTTTTGCATATGTCTCTTGAATCTGGAATTGAATCATTAAAACGTGGTGAGTTTGTATTATTATTTGATTCTGCAGGAAGAGAAAATGAGATAGACATGGTAGTTGCTGCAGAATTTGTAACTCCAGAACATGTTGCAAGAATGCGACAACATGCAGGTGGTCTTTTGTGTATTGCAATTGAACATAATTTTGCAAATTCTCTAGAATTACGTTACATGCATGAAATTTTAGCAGATTCTACAATTTCTAATAAAGAGATGATCATGGGACTTGCCCCATATGGTGATCATCCAACATTTTCAATTTCAGTTAATCATTATCAAACTTATACTGGTATAACAGACAAAGATAGATCATTAACAATAAGAGAAATGGCCAACATTTTCAAGGTGGAAAACAAAAAGAAAAAATTTGTTTCTTCATTCAAAACACCCGGTCATGTTCCATTGTTACTTGCCTCAGAAGGATTATTATCAAAAAGACAAGGTCATACTGAAATGTCTGTATATCTTAGTAAAATTGCAGGATTGACTCCAGTTACTGCAATTTGTGAAATGATGGATGCTCAAACTTATACTGCTCTATCTGTTGATAAGGCAGAAAAATATGCAAAACAAAATGCAATTCCATTAATTGATGGAAAAGAATTATTAGAATTTGCTAAGGTGCATTAATTTTGAATATTGCTATAGTAGTTTCGGAATTCAATGAAGAGGTGACGTTCAGGATGCTTTCTGTTGCAGAAGAAAAAGCAAAAAAAATGAAATTAAAAATAAACTATACTTGTAAAGTCCCAGGTGCATTTGATATGCCTATAGTTATTGATGCATTGTTACAAAAAAAAGATGTTGATGGAGTGGTAACTCTTGGTGCTATAATTAAAGGACAAACCAAACACGATGAAGTAATTGCACATTCTACAGCAAATGCGCTTACAGCATTATCTATTAAATATCAAAAACCTGTGTCTTTAGGAATAACTGGGCCTGGAATGCAGGATAGACACGCATATGCCAGAATACGACCTGTAGCAGAACGTGCAGTAGAATCAGTTGTAAAAATCTTCAATGAATTAGAAAGGATTCAAAAATGATTCAGCTTAGCATATTGAAAATTAGTGGATATGGTCCATGGACACTAACTCTTGGTAGCGATAGGGAGCATGCACTTCAAATGCTTCAGGCATCGTTATATCAGGAAATTCAAAAATTATTCTCAGAAAAAAACTGTCTTGTTTTTTTAAATAGAGCAGATGAATTTTTTGTAGTTTCTAATGGATTAACCTTGGAGGATCATATTGAAATTCAAAAAAATCTCGAAAAATCTTTTGATATGCGATTGTCCATATCTATTGGTTATGCTGATTCCCCTTTTGATGCAAATCTGAAAGCATATGAAGGTAAAAAAAATGAGATTTTTCTAAACAAGGAATTTTCAATTTTTGGATCTATTAATGGTCGTTCTGATCACAAAGTATCCATAATGCATTTTGATGTAGAGAATCTTACATCAAGAAGAAAAATAATTTCTCCTTATGAAACTACTTCTATAATTTTTAATCTATATGCAAAAATGTCAAAATTTTTTCTACAAAAAAATTCTCTTACATTTTTTATGGGTGGAGATAATTTTATGGTTATTGCAAACGATGAAGCTAAACAATCTGTTAAAGATTTCATTGAATTAATTAAAAATGAAGATAATATTGCTTTGAATTGTGGAATAGGTAATGCCAAAAATGCTAGAGATGCTGTAAAACTTGCAACAAAATCTCTTGACACAATAAGAGAAATTAGAGATTCAGGAAAAGAAAAACCAACTGTGTATGAATTATCATGCTAATCAAAAATGTTAGTGTACTATTAGGTAAAGAATTAGATTTTGTTCCAAAAATTGATATAAAAATACAAGATTCAAGATTCAAACAAATAAAATCCAACATTGAAACAAGTACAAAAGATGAAACATTTGATTGTGAAGGTTTACTGTTAATTCCAGGATTTGTAAATTGTCATACTCATATCGGCGATTCTATTGGCAAAGATGTTATTCTAAATAGCTCTGTTGACAAAAGAATTCATCCTGTGTCTGGTGTAAAACCGTTAATTCTAAAAAATACTGAAAAAAATCATCTAGCAAGTTTTATGAAATATTCCTGCCAGTCTATGATGAATAAAGGAATTACAACTTTTGTAGATTTTCGAGAAGGTGGGCTTGAAGGTGTTTTACTTCTAAAACAAATTTTATCTAAATTACAAATACGTGGAATTATTCTTGGTAGATTAGAATTCTATCAAGGAACATCTGAAATAAAAAAAAACAAACCTATCTCTAAAACTAAAATGAGTGAGCTAGTAGAATTATTAAAAAAATGTGATGGAATTGGAGTGAGTGGAGCAAATGAAAATAGTTCGTCTGTATTAAATTACTACTCTTCCACGCCTAAACTTCGTGTTATTCATTCATCTGAAACAAAACAAAGTGTTTCTAAATCCAAAAAGATTACCGGAATATCTGAAACCACACGTGCACTTACAATGAAACCTCATTTTTTGGTACATATGACACATGCATCATTAAATGATCTGCGTTCTGCATCCAAAAAAACTTCTGGAATTGTAATTTGCCCAAGAGCAAATGCTGCACTTGCTGAAGGAATTCCAGATATTGAGTTAATGAAAAAAGCTGGCTGCATTATAGCACTAGGTACTGATAATGTAATGATAAATTCACCAGATATGTTTAGAGAGATGGATTATTTGTGGAAAGTAACAATGGGTCTTCATAAAAAAAGAATAGAACCAAAAGAAATTCTAAAGATGGCAACTGTAAATGGTGGAAAAATTTTGAATAAAGATATTGGAGTAATTGAAATTGGTAAACTTGCAGATGGTATTTTTATCAACAAACATGCATTAGACTTAGAGCCGATGCATAATATTCACGCATCTATAGTACATAGAGCATCAGAATCTAATATTCGTGCTGTGATGATTGGAGGTAAAATAACTCATGGAAAAATCTAGACCATATGTAATTTTAAGCGCAGCCATTTCTATTGATGGGAAAATTGCTACACGTTTAGGAGATTCAAAACTATCTTCAAAAAAAGATAAAATAAGAATTCATAAACTTCGCTCAAAAGTTGATGCAATTCTTGTAGGAAAAAATACAGTTCAAAGAGATGATCCACTGCTTACAGTAAGATATGTAAAGGGAAAAAATCCAATACGAATAATTTTAGATTCAAGAGGAACAATTAATGTTGATTCAAAAATTTTACAAACATCTAATAAAATTCCAACTATTATTGCTGTTTCAAAAAAAATTAGTAAATCAAATTTAAAAAAATTAAAAAAATTTCCAGTTGAAATTATAATGACTGGTGAAAACTCAGTGAACATAAAATCTTTAATGAATCATTTAAGTAAAAGAAAAATTAAAAATATTTTGGTAGAAGGAGGTGGTACTGTTAATTGGCAATTTATTCATAATAATCTATTTGATGAAATTTTGATTGCTATCTCTCCATTTATTATTGGAGGAACTAATGCAATTACATTTGTTCAAGGGAAAGGTTTTGATAAAATCAAAAAATCCCCTAGACTCAGATTAAATACAATAAAAAAACTTGAAAATTACCTTATTTTGCATTATACAAAAGTGTAAGTTCTTATACTTAATTTAAAATATAATAAGAAATTGGCAGCAAAAAAGAAAGCTACAAAAAAGAAAACTACAACTAAAAGCACTAGTAAAAAATCAAAAACTGTAGCAAGATCATCAAGCAAGTCCAAAAAACCAGCCTTTGGTGGTTATGCAATTAGTTTTGCAGGTCGTAAAGAAACTGTAGAACAAGTTTTTGGTAACAAACCTATTGCACCAAGTGAAATGACAAAAAAGATTTGGGCATTTGTTAAAGCAAAAAGCCTCTCTAATCGTTAAAGACACAAAATTGTTAACGAATTACTCGTTAACTAATTTCTTATCTTTTAATTATTTAAAATCTGAATAAGATATAGATATTGGATTTTATTTGTAATAGTTGTGTCAACTGCATCACTAAGACGAGATCATGAGCTGATTGAAAAAGTTATCAAAGCAATGGAATCAACAATTCAACTTCTAAATGATGGTAAGCAAATTCCTGAATCTATATTGTTACCTGTTATTGATTTCACTAAAAATTTCACAGATGTTTGTCATCATAGTAAGGAAGAGAATTCTTTATTTCCCGCATTAGAACAAGCGGGAATGCCACGTCACATGGGCCCTATAGCAATGATGTTAATAGATCACGAGCGTTCTAGAGAAATTGGAAAAGAAATGGAAGTCTCTGCCAAAAATTATATTTTAACAGGAGATTCTACAAAATTGATTACTTATATGCAACAATATGTAGAACACATAACAGAACATTTATGGAAAGAAAATAATAAATTATTCATGATGGCTGAAGCACGTTTACAATATGTTTCAAAAAAGGTCGATATGGAACTCAATGAAATTGAAGAATCAAAATTAAAAGAAACTGGAAAAACTAGAGAACACTATGAACAATTAGCTGAAACTCTCACTAGAGATGTTTCAAAACAAGGAAATTAGATTTGGCTTACAGCATATTTGGTCAGGTTGTTGGAGTCAGAAAATATGTAAATGGTAATATTGAGATAGATTTCTATCATGAAGATGAAATTACCGAGTACAAATATTCATCTGATTCTAGTCTAAATAGTAATTTTCCTAAGAATATGGCTGAAACTTTAGCCTCAACTTTAGCATCTGATATATGTGTAGAAATCTACTTTGATGATAATCGTAATCCAACTCATATAGAATTAGAAGAATGTGATTATGACGATGACAACGATGATTAATGATAAGATTATTCTACGTAATGATGATGACTCAAATTATCATAGAATCTAACAGATTTAATATTTACAAATTCGAGAATTCCATATCTTGATAATTCTCTTCCAAATCCGCTATGTTTTATTCCTCCAAAAGGAATTCTTGGATCTGAAATAACCACATTATTTACACTGACTATTCCTGATTCTATTCTTCTTGACATTTTTTCAGCTTTTGCCAAGTCTTTGGTCCAAATACTTGCTCCCAATCCAAATTCTGTATTATTTGCTAATTTCACTGCTTCACTTTCATTTTCAACTACAGTTATGGGTGCAACCGGCCCAAACGTCTCCTCCTTCGCAATTCTCATATTTGGTTTAACATTGGTAAGAATTGTAGGTTGATAGAAGTATCCCTTTCCATCAATTTGTGAACCACCTAAAAGAATTTCGGCTCCTTTCTCTTTAGCATCTTCTACAATTCCTGAAATTGTTTCCAAACCCCCTTTACTTGATAAAGGTCCTATATCGGTTTCAATTAAAGTAGGATCTCCAACTTTTAGTTGTGAAGCTTTTTTAATAAATAATTCAATAAAATCTTTAGCAATATTTTTTCCAACAAAAAATCTTTTAGATGCAACACAGCTTTGTCCACAATTGATGAATCTACCTTTAACGGCACCCTCAGCAGCTTTTTCAATAATAGCATCATCTAATACAATAAATGGATCACTTCCTCCAAGTTCTAAGACACATTTTTTTAAATTCATAGCAGCTCGTTGACCTACTTTTGCACCAGCATCCGTGCTTCCTGTAAATGTCACTGCATTGACATCAGAATCAATTAAGTGATTGGCAGATTCTACACTTCCTACTACTGTTTGAAATATCCCATCTGGTACGCCTGATTCTGTAAATGCTTTTTCAATTTCCAGACCTGATTGCATGGTTACTCTAGAAGGTTTCATTACGATTACATTTCCTGCCATTAAACAAGGTGCAGCAAATCTTAGAGCTTGCCAATAAGGAAAATTCCATGGCATGATCGAACCAATCACTCCAAGTGGTTCAAAAGTAAGAAAGCTTTTTCTTGCATCTGTATTTAATACTTCATCAGCAAGTAAACTATCTCCATTGTCAGCATAATACTCTAAGGCCCAAGCACATTTTTCAACTTCACCAATTGATTCTTTGATTGTTTTTCCCATTTCAGATGTTGCAACTTTTGCCAGTTCCATTTTGTTCTTTTTTAAATATTCAACTAAATTGTAGATGTAACTACGACGTTTTTCATAATCTTTTTTCCATTCAGGAAAAGCTCTTCTTGCCTTTCCAACTAGCTGAAATACTTGTTCTTTATCCATTGGATTAAATTTAGAAATTTCTTCACCAGTTGCTGGATTTGTTGTAGTTATTTGATTCAGGATGTATCTAACTAATTCTCCTATTTAATTTAGTAACTTAGATCTCAAATTTTTAAAAATTGTCTAATTATTTTCAATGTAATTTAGTAATGATCTTAGTATCTATCCTTAATTTTTTAAAAACTAGTATTTTCTAGCATCAATGCTAGAACGTCTGCTGCATATCTTTTTTAATTTCATCAATTTTTTTAGAATACGCTTTTTTTGATTTGTCATTCTTTTTTAAGTTCAATACGTTCCCACATGATGGACACTTGAACATGCCTTCTAAAGCATCCTCAAAAGTAACCCTATGGCAATCTTCATTTCCACAATGATAAAAATCTGAATAATTTTCATAATCAAATCTTTGTTGTAATCTTTCTGTGATTTTCTTTTTTTGACTTTCGATGAAGTGTTCTACCTCTTCTCTACGAGTTCTCCATCGATAAACAAACCATCCTTTACGTTCATCTTTGACTCTAATTCCTGTGATTAGTGATTTTCCAAAGAGATCATACAAAACCTTTCTTACCATGTTTATCCTCAAACCTGTAGAACTTGCAATTTCTTCATCAGTAGCATCTTCTGCCTTTAAAAGTGATCTAGCAACTTTGAGG
Coding sequences within:
- a CDS encoding amidohydrolase family protein, whose product is MLIKNVSVLLGKELDFVPKIDIKIQDSRFKQIKSNIETSTKDETFDCEGLLLIPGFVNCHTHIGDSIGKDVILNSSVDKRIHPVSGVKPLILKNTEKNHLASFMKYSCQSMMNKGITTFVDFREGGLEGVLLLKQILSKLQIRGIILGRLEFYQGTSEIKKNKPISKTKMSELVELLKKCDGIGVSGANENSSSVLNYYSSTPKLRVIHSSETKQSVSKSKKITGISETTRALTMKPHFLVHMTHASLNDLRSASKKTSGIVICPRANAALAEGIPDIELMKKAGCIIALGTDNVMINSPDMFREMDYLWKVTMGLHKKRIEPKEILKMATVNGGKILNKDIGVIEIGKLADGIFINKHALDLEPMHNIHASIVHRASESNIRAVMIGGKITHGKI
- the ribB gene encoding 3,4-dihydroxy-2-butanone-4-phosphate synthase — encoded protein: MSLESGIESLKRGEFVLLFDSAGRENEIDMVVAAEFVTPEHVARMRQHAGGLLCIAIEHNFANSLELRYMHEILADSTISNKEMIMGLAPYGDHPTFSISVNHYQTYTGITDKDRSLTIREMANIFKVENKKKKFVSSFKTPGHVPLLLASEGLLSKRQGHTEMSVYLSKIAGLTPVTAICEMMDAQTYTALSVDKAEKYAKQNAIPLIDGKELLEFAKVH
- a CDS encoding hemerythrin domain-containing protein, with product MSTASLRRDHELIEKVIKAMESTIQLLNDGKQIPESILLPVIDFTKNFTDVCHHSKEENSLFPALEQAGMPRHMGPIAMMLIDHERSREIGKEMEVSAKNYILTGDSTKLITYMQQYVEHITEHLWKENNKLFMMAEARLQYVSKKVDMELNEIEESKLKETGKTREHYEQLAETLTRDVSKQGN
- the ribH gene encoding 6,7-dimethyl-8-ribityllumazine synthase; its protein translation is MNIAIVVSEFNEEVTFRMLSVAEEKAKKMKLKINYTCKVPGAFDMPIVIDALLQKKDVDGVVTLGAIIKGQTKHDEVIAHSTANALTALSIKYQKPVSLGITGPGMQDRHAYARIRPVAERAVESVVKIFNELERIQK
- a CDS encoding transcription factor, which encodes MVDKYEDPFVRIASMIGGDEYLKVARSLLKAEDATDEEIASSTGLRINMVRKVLYDLFGKSLITGIRVKDERKGWFVYRWRTRREEVEHFIESQKKKITERLQQRFDYENYSDFYHCGNEDCHRVTFEDALEGMFKCPSCGNVLNLKKNDKSKKAYSKKIDEIKKDMQQTF
- a CDS encoding response regulator yields the protein MKRSVIVIDDDEDTVRLFGEFLEEKGIKVIGSGYDGITAIKLYKEKTPDVVLIDIMMPNGSGFYAIKKIQEINSNAKIIAVSGDSSYSTEEKLEKLSIPLIHKPFNMEQVISIING
- a CDS encoding tetratricopeptide repeat protein, with amino-acid sequence MINLLDPTVVIKKMFESGQYDEMYNYCQKLLSNNQNDMVALQNSALALIHLARYEDAIIYCDKVLEIKNYDNYALKNKIYSLEKLKRYDDVIICCNIILEHDSTDTWTFNSLGLSLNELDRHTDAIEFYDKTLKIDSNDITALMNKAISLNHLKNYKESIEFYDKAQIEDPSLNEASIAKSKAFEKLGMADEAFLAAQGVLVKDMTKIIADAKKNKCTVFHQFCQNEFDELSNKK
- a CDS encoding NAD-dependent succinate-semialdehyde dehydrogenase; its protein translation is MNQITTTNPATGEEISKFNPMDKEQVFQLVGKARRAFPEWKKDYEKRRSYIYNLVEYLKKNKMELAKVATSEMGKTIKESIGEVEKCAWALEYYADNGDSLLADEVLNTDARKSFLTFEPLGVIGSIMPWNFPYWQALRFAAPCLMAGNVIVMKPSRVTMQSGLEIEKAFTESGVPDGIFQTVVGSVESANHLIDSDVNAVTFTGSTDAGAKVGQRAAMNLKKCVLELGGSDPFIVLDDAIIEKAAEGAVKGRFINCGQSCVASKRFFVGKNIAKDFIELFIKKASQLKVGDPTLIETDIGPLSSKGGLETISGIVEDAKEKGAEILLGGSQIDGKGYFYQPTILTNVKPNMRIAKEETFGPVAPITVVENESEAVKLANNTEFGLGASIWTKDLAKAEKMSRRIESGIVSVNNVVISDPRIPFGGIKHSGFGRELSRYGILEFVNIKSVRFYDNLSHHHYVE
- a CDS encoding riboflavin synthase, which encodes MFTGIVEGIGKIEKISKNTKTRSSIQMTVNLGKHAKGLKIGQSVSLNGVCLTATKLSNSQCIFEMIEETTRKTDLGNLKPGDIVNIERSLKAGERLEGHFVLGHVDGVGTIKKIETKPKEVQVWFEIPKNLTKYVVKKGSIAIDGISLTVVDIKNNLASVCLIPHTMEKTNFKIKNVGDKINIETDILGKYILK
- a CDS encoding 2,5-diamino-6-(ribosylamino)-4(3H)-pyrimidinone 5'-phosphate reductase, with the translated sequence MEKSRPYVILSAAISIDGKIATRLGDSKLSSKKDKIRIHKLRSKVDAILVGKNTVQRDDPLLTVRYVKGKNPIRIILDSRGTINVDSKILQTSNKIPTIIAVSKKISKSNLKKLKKFPVEIIMTGENSVNIKSLMNHLSKRKIKNILVEGGGTVNWQFIHNNLFDEILIAISPFIIGGTNAITFVQGKGFDKIKKSPRLRLNTIKKLENYLILHYTKV
- a CDS encoding GTP cyclohydrolase IIa, with the protein product MIQLSILKISGYGPWTLTLGSDREHALQMLQASLYQEIQKLFSEKNCLVFLNRADEFFVVSNGLTLEDHIEIQKNLEKSFDMRLSISIGYADSPFDANLKAYEGKKNEIFLNKEFSIFGSINGRSDHKVSIMHFDVENLTSRRKIISPYETTSIIFNLYAKMSKFFLQKNSLTFFMGGDNFMVIANDEAKQSVKDFIELIKNEDNIALNCGIGNAKNARDAVKLATKSLDTIREIRDSGKEKPTVYELSC